ATGTTTTCTGAAATAGGCTCAGCTATAGAAGAAGTCATTAAATCTTATGAATTTGAGTACAAAAGTAAggtttataatattaaaccTATTAAAAATCTAAATGGTCATTCAATTCTACCATATCATATCCATGGAGGGAAATCAGTACCAATTATTGCAACAAATGATGACACAAGAATGGaggaaaatgaaatatatgCCATCGAAACATTTGCAACCACTGGAAGAGGCTACGTTACAGAAGGGCTAGATTGTAGCCACTATATGAAATACTATGACAATCCCTTCCTAAACGAAAATTCAACCAGACTTAATTCTGCTAAAATTCTTCTTGGTGGAATTAATACCCATTTCGGTACACTTGCGTTCTGTAGAAGATGGTTGGACCAATTAGGATTTAATAAGCATGCACTAGCTCTTAAATCATTGGTAGACTCGGAAATCATTCGGCCGTATCCTCCATTAAACGACATTCCGGGTTCATTCTCCTCTCAAATGGAACACACCATTTTATTAAGGCCTTCTTGTAAAGAGGTTGTATCTAGAGGTGATGACTTTTAAGTAGTTGGTTCTCTTTTACTAGGTTTAgctttttaatatcattcACAATAATGAATTTCAACGTCTAAGTTTTTGAAAGCTAACCCAAATTGACTATTTAGAATTGAAATGAATAACTATTTGCTTTATTGCGTTCTATTGACTATTATACGTATTATATTTGAACCGAGTGTTCGAAATGTCGagcaaataaaaatttgcaACTTGCTTCCTCTCACTATAACTGTCTCAATTAccatttttttatatttaatattctgTTTCTTATAGAAAGGCCCTTTAATATGAGCAATTAATTACCACTTCAAAtagaaatttttttcaattaaaattctgaaaaaatacaaagaaTACAAAACTTTCAAATGTGAAGTTATTTAGAAATGTTAAATGATGAAGTATTCttaattattgttttatATCTTAGTATaggaaataattttagaaataagaattagtatggaaaatatttaatcaCTTGTGAGAGTGGTTTTAGGGAATTATTAGTTCATTaaagattaaaaaataataattgttcaATTTAAAAACTAGAAGTGTTTatctaataattcaaaattggGATTATACTTTTGGTTCCaggaataataaaaatttggtGTTGAAACGGTCATATCTTTgatattaatcattttaatataatttggaGAATGCTAcgaaatattaatatagaTTTTGTCCTGCaataaaaagttattaacTCTAAGCAATATAAGCCATGAATGtcaataatgaaaaaaaaaattatcaaaaaaacTCGATATTTGACTCTACGAAATCAAACTGTATAAAGACTGttcaataaaattcttttcaaatatttctttcaagctattttctttcaatttaaatattttagaaatacATGAGATTtggtattaataaattataaaaagGTATTCGGACCAAAATTATCTAAAAAAGTATTGAAAAACAACACCGTTACTTCTAACCCAATATTGTACGGCACAAATTTAGAAATGAAAGGTTTTTAATGtgtaataaagaattttataatttacaAAAGTCCTAAATAAGTTTagtttgattttgaaagaagtatttttaaaaaattagataaaaaataaagaaactCATACCAGATATAACAAATTAACTTTTGGTTCAAGTTGAATATTATATGAATAGCATAAACCGTTTTAATGAAATGtttaaaattcaaataattaactAAATGTTTGAacttaaattttttttttatttattatttccaaaaaaatGTTATGAAACATAATATTGGGGAAAGAAGcatgataataaaagttgcaattaaaaaaacaattcCTTTGTTTATTTTCCCATAATCCGCAAATACAAGTGGGTCTTTTGGGTCAAGCTCCCAAAGTAAATCTATAATTCCGACCCCAATCCCCTGAATTTGGAACTTTGTGATGAGATAAATGTATTTAAGCGCAATTTTTCTGACTAAGGATTCAAAGACGCTTAGTCTTTGTTTAGACGATAAATTTAAGTTTTCTTCTATATAAACTTCGGGTAATCTGTAAAACTTTGCAACTTTTGTTATCAGGTTTATGTAATTTTCACTAGGAAGTGCTGGACTAATTTTTTTAGATGATTTACTTAATTCTGTTAAATATgtataatttgaaaaatcatCTTGTTTTTCCAACAAAAAATCAGTAAATGTACTATCAAATATCATATTTGAAGTTTCTGTGAAAAATGTCATAActtttaaatcaaatgaACTCTGATTTTTTGATTCACGAATTCctgaattagaaaatagCATGTTTTTCTGTGAATTTTTTCCAGAATTCTCAAAGTTTAACTTAATTATTACGGCATTTGTTTCAATTAAAAGGTTATTTGGTAAATACTTGACGTATTTCCtgatcatttttttttcgtaactatttatttcaataattactCCATAAGTTGCCGTATTTAACGAAGGCGTCAACGTTGGTCTCGTTCTACAACAAAATGGTAAACCTTTTGCAAtccaattaattttgaaattatcaAGTCTTCCTATTCCAAAAAGCCTAAACTCAACGTTTGGAAAACATTGCTTGAATTCGAATGGGTCCATTAAGTGGTCataaatgaataaaaatgtCATACctaaatcaattaatttcacACATTAAATTGCATTTTGtccaaaaaaatttgttaaaGTTATACCGCCAAAAATGTGGGTAAAATGTAACTAATCTGTTGAAATTATaggaaaaataatttatttttgaaagttTTGATCATATGATTATAACTATTTGCTTCACATGAAGGATATATATTTGTCATCTGTCTCAAActccaaaaaaaatgttgaatATTCAATAGGGAGATCTCAATTAAAGGTAAGACTAAATATTTAGAGTCTattaattatcaaaataacCTTAACTTAATCACGTATCCTCATTCATACTTATTAGGACGaaaaaattgttaaatGTTGTGAGGTTAATCAAATTCATGAAAGGTCAAATATCTACTCTAACGtcaattattttagaaatagaCATTTACAACGATATCAAGTaatagaatatttattaattaagCACAAATCATTTACATTCTATGTCAAAAATAAAGTGAAAACTAATGAAATATTGTTAGATAAAATTGGAAATGAGTTCATTGGAGAAATCGGCATAGATTTGGATATTGAAAAGTCTAAATTCGTTGTTTATCCATTAAAGCATGTAATCTCTCTTAGCGAACAGGTAACCACTTTAGGGATGCTAATAAGTAACGGAGAGGgtcaaatattaatagaagaTCCAACTCATAGAGTTAAAATTGTTACTTCAAGCAAGACCTTATTTGGCAAAGGtatttattgttttaaCCATTTCGTTATTGCAAGAGgcaaaatgaataaaataacTCAGAGTTTTCATGTGGACCTGATGTTCCATCCTCCAAtccaaaatattgataaaaatgTAGCAAATGAAATTCTAtccaatttattttcaggCATAAATTatactttattaaaatctgaagatagagaaaaaaatatcaaaaatcaAAGCTTaaacaaaacaaaattttttagaactacaaaatatttggaagaTTTAAAGATTAAAGTTCAGGTATCGAAAAATGATTATTGGGTAATTTTTTCAGATATTATGTTAACAAGCATGAGGgtaattgaaaatttacGTAAAGTGTTTTCTGGTTAtgaaaaaatgattaaagACTCAAACATTAATATAggatttattttattaggcaattttattaatatcgACTTTGATAAGAATGGAGAAGATTGGATGGAAGATAAAACTTGTGTTGAAAATGATCATAATTTTAGCAACGTAAATGAAAAAGGAAGATCTAAGAGTCTATCTATTTTTAACTCAAACTCACGTGAAAatcattttaaaaattctcAAAACAATTTCAATACAACGAGAAAAGGTTTTGAAGGATTCAAAAATGTTCTGAAAGAATTTCCAGTGTTGCTTTCAAACtgcaatttcttcattatttctgGTCCAAATGATATTGGGCCCGATTTACTTCCTAAACCCCCCCTTTCTAATTACTATGCATCATACTTATCTAAAGTATTTCCAGATTcgaaaattcattttctttcgAATCCATCTGTTATCGATGATAGTGATATTAAGATGTTTTGTTCAAGGTATTCTCTAACTAAAGAACTTAAGGAAAAGACTTTATTTTCTTACTGTGGTACAAAAGATATGGGTTTCACAACCCAATGGAATATTGAACCTGAAACTTTAGAAAACATTATACCACAAACTGTGTTAGGCCAACAACACTTAACTCCAACAAGTTCCAATGTCATGCCAAATCTAGattatttcttatttttactACCAACcccaaaaatattaattattggcGATTCCAGTCCAAGCTACTCAGTCAAATCAATAAACCAAACTTGGATAGTGAATCCAGGGTCTTTTAATAACACATGTTCATGGGTCCAGTATAATGTTTTAACTGATTCAATTGACCATGTATGGTTGTAATCAATATAATGATTATTgatcttcaatatttaaattattgaaattagtATACTAATCAAGGTACTtatgaatatattctttcattattttcttgattttttttacgcaaattaataattgaaattccTGCATATCTTCCTAAACTCATGATTGTATAGACAGGATTAATTCTTggcaatatttttaaaagagACGCATCAACAATACCTAAGTTTCTTGTGCCTGATAATAAAAACGATTCATTTTCCACAAGCTCTCCCAATGGAACAGATCCTGACCAATGCCAAATACTTGTTCCTATATTGTAAGCTAATCTTAAAATTTCGTCTTTATTCGAAAGATCTGGAAGTATTGGAGGGAATGTTGCAATTTTCTCAAATATTATGTTTTTGCTTTCAAGACAATCCCTTGGGTCAGAAACTCCGTTACATTCATCtggaaatattgaatttttataattgaGTATGATGTTATAAACATTTTCAAGCTCATCCATAAAATCTGGAGATAGTGGCTTGTTTATAAATAATCTCTCAGTTCTTGCAGATGCAAGCACGCCAATTATGCCATTCAATACTGTCATAGGGCATGAAGAGTATCCTCCTTGTTCTgcaatattttgaaatcttCCTGACCTTAGCATCTTTATCACAGAACTAAGTCCAATTATTACGTTTTCTctatcttcttcttccgataaatatttcccatctaattcaaattttccaTCACTTTTTACACTTATTCCCCCCCTGCTTTTAGGTTCAGAtgtaaaataaaaaacagCAGCAGATCTCCTTAGACATTCTAAAGGATACTGTAAAATCAGACAAATTGGTATTCCTCCACTTAATGGGTAATTTTCTGCgcattttttgaatatttcaatCACAAAATCCGtaacaatattattccTAAGTCTTGGAGGGAAAATAAGTCTTGTAGCATATAATGTGCCTTCCACAGTTCTTCCTCCTCCCAAAGACTCGATATTAATAGTACTGCAGCTATATCCGCAATTTCCAGAAGTTTTTGAAAAACTTGACATGATTGGGTTTACGAAAGGGTTAGTAAAAACATCacttttgaaaaaaaatggaattGCAAATAACAATCTATCGACGATATTTGTTCCCAAATTTGGAACTTCTAGCAATGGcattatattcatattttgtAGAGATTCAAGAGGTCCTATCCCGGACTTATAAAGTAATACAGGGGTATGGATTGCCCCTGATGATAGTATTATCATTCCATTGTCATTTAAACAAATTCTTTTGGCAAAGATACTTCGAATTAAGTCTTTAGAAGGTTTTATACCGTCCTCAATACCAAATTCATTGGCCAGTTTTCCTGCagttatattaaaaaatgggTATTCAAAGTCagaatattgattttttaaCATAACTCTTTCTaaaataatacattttGCATTTAAAACACTTTTACTAGAAAGTGCCGATTGAAAACccattttattataattaaattttcctCCTAAATTTGCATTCCTTAAAAATGGAAAACCTGTGCTTTGAGTTTTGTTTCCTCTAATCTCTCTCTGTCCTTCGATTTGTTCAAACTCTACTTTTGTTACAAGATGGTTTGTTAAAATATCAACAGGACTTGTTTCAATGACCGTATTATTTTTGGCATTTTGATAATCAGAAAGTAAGATATCTGATGACATTCTGAAACCGTGGTCACTTACATTAAATAGATTGTATACTCTCCAAGTTCCGTTTATTCTATTTAAGCTGAATTCTGAGTTCGGGTTTTTTTCTGTCACAAATCCAATATCTTTAAATGCATTCTCCATAGGTTCAACAATTGGGAGATCCTGATCGCCTTTATTACTAACTCTATTTACAATCCAATCATAACTCTCTTTCAAAATGGTTTTGTTAAAACTAGCTCCtgaattttcttctaaaagTTTGAAATATTCTGGATTTTCTTCCATGATCATTCCCATATTTATTGCTGTCCCACCTCCTAATACATTTCCAATATGAGTTCTTATTCCCTGTTTAGTAATAACAAGTTCGCTAACTTTTTTGTCATCCACAACACTTCCCATTCCTTTTATATCACGAGTAAGTATTGATTCATCTAGCCTAGCACCTCCTCTTTCTACAAGCAAAACAGAGTATTTCGAGTCAGCAAGAGTTCTAGCTAATGCGCATCCTGCAGCCCCACCCCCAACTACTATATAATCATAGCTAGATTTAATATTCCTCGATCCAGTTATGATTCTTTTAGGTAAAACGAAAGCTCTCGcacttattttttcaaaaatacgAAGCGCATTtagtgaaaataataataaagtgaaatataaaatatttttcataaCTTcgtaaatattaaaaaataaatatgcAACGgggaaattaaaaatttaaattaatattaaacaataATTACTTATACGTATTCATGATTTAGTTATATTCTGAAACGCTAATTTGCgactattttttttttcttaaactatgttattgaaataataataaaagttaaagaaaaaaatatgataCTCATTAAAAATAGTATTGTTGTATGaaaaaatgatatatttgaattttttataaattttttcatATCTTGGATTGATTTTTGCGttttttctgaatttaCAGCTTGCTCTTTCtctaaaataaataagacctaaaaactattatttttcttttcaaatttaaggAGAAAAActtacttttttttcactTCTAAGTAATTCTTGAAATCTGAATGCAGAGCACTTCATTTCTTCAGCTAGTTCAACCAATTCATCTTTGAATCGCTCATTTATAACTTTTATATCAAGcctattatcaatattttctggtttcaaattatttttcgAAGTAGGTGGCAATTCTAAACTATGCTCTGCAAATTTAGTTGAATTACTTTCAAGATattcataaatatttttgtttggCTTCAAATgtgaatataaatttttgatattttggGGTTGATTTTCATCTCCTAATAATTCTAGATTTAGCTTATCTTccaatttcaattttaatatctCTATTCTTCCAAGGTAATCATCTTGCAGTTCTTTATTGCCGCTAATTTGGAGCTTGACAGACTCAAGAGAGTGTAATATCTTTTTGTatgcaataatattaattatgcTTTTGTCAAATGTTACAAGCATTTCTGAACAGTTAGTTCCGAATGCATATTCTAAAAATTTATCTTCTTCAAGTACACATTCAATATTGTATAATAGTACATTAGACCGGTGCATAATATTCATGATATCTCGGTTACATAATAGCCATAGTTTATCAATTTATAGAATATTTAGcaaatattgttaatagGAAACATTTATTCATATATCTAATTTAACCGCCCtaatcaatttatttaaaataatattctaaTTTCAAGCAAGAAACTCAATTCCACACCTTTTACATAGTAATGAGGGAAAATTGTGTGTTTTAAGGAAAGAATGCAGGCTCAAGCTATTACAAATAGATAGTCATGAAAGTTAAATCAACCTTTATTTTGCTAATTTTTACTCTTAATTATCTCACATCTTATTGTTCATTAAGGAATACTAATGGTGTAAGTacataaataaaaaaattattaattatttgtaaCATTTTATTAGAATGGAAACAAATTAGTTGAAATACTTGAACCAAAGGAAATGAACAACGTAAGagataattttcaaaagtcgaataataattttgagcTTTTAGGTAACTTCTGCATTGAGAATCTTTCCTTTTGTTTACTATGGATATATTTCAAGGCTCAGTTTAAGTAATTTAGATAGCAATATAGTGGAAAGAAGGCTAGAAGAATTATATCCTTTTTTGCAGAAAATAGCCTGCACTGCTTTGAATTGTTTAAGTATGTTTAACTAAATTTACACAAATAGTAACACTCAATCTCACAGTGATCTTTAATCCTATTCCCGGCTCAGCTATGACAGTTTCCGCTCTTTCATGTAAGtggaataaataaagaaaataatttataattgCTTTAGGGattctttcattttcaacatTGAGCAATAGCGTATTACCTTACTTGTTACAATACGCAACGGGTCTTCCTCAAGCACTTTA
The Cryptosporidium parvum Iowa II chromosome 2, whole genome shotgun sequence genome window above contains:
- a CDS encoding DNA polymerase epsilon subunit, giving the protein DEKIVKCCEVNQIHERSNIYSNVNYFRNRHLQRYQVIEYLLIKHKSFTFYVKNKVKTNEILLDKIGNEFIGEIGIDLDIEKSKFVVYPLKHVISLSEQVTTLGMLISNGEGQILIEDPTHRVKIVTSSKTLFGKGIYCFNHFVIARGKMNKITQSFHVDLMFHPPIQNIDKNVANEILSNLFSGINYTLLKSEDREKNIKNQSLNKTKFFRTTKYLEDLKIKVQVSKNDYWVIFSDIMLTSMRVIENLRKVFSGYEKMIKDSNINIGFILLGNFINIDFDKNGEDWMEDKTCVENDHNFSNVNEKGRSKSLSIFNSNSRENHFKNSQNNFNTTRKGFEGFKNVLKEFPVLLSNCNFFIISGPNDIGPDLLPKPPLSNYYASYLSKVFPDSKIHFLSNPSVIDDSDIKMFCSRYSLTKELKEKTLFSYCGTKDMGFTTQWNIEPETLENIIPQTVLGQQHLTPTSSNVMPNLDYFLFLLPTPKILIIGDSSPSYSVKSINQTWIVNPGSFNNTCSWVQYNVLTDSIDHVWL
- a CDS encoding hypothetical protein (similar to glucose-methanol-choline (GMC) oxidoreductase family): MKNILYFTLLLFSLNALRIFEKISARAFVLPKRIITGSRNIKSSYDYIVVGGGAAGCALARTLADSKYSVLLVERGGARLDESILTRDIKGMGSVVDDKKVSELVITKQGIRTHIGNVLGGGTAINMGMIMEENPEYFKLLEENSGASFNKTILKESYDWIVNRVSNKGDQDLPIVEPMENAFKDIGFVTEKNPNSEFSLNRINGTWRVYNLFNVSDHGFRMSSDILLSDYQNAKNNTVIETSPVDILTNHLVTKVEFEQIEGQREIRGNKTQSTGFPFLRNANLGGKFNYNKMGFQSALSSKSVLNAKCIILERVMLKNQYSDFEYPFFNITAGKLANEFGIEDGIKPSKDLIRSIFAKRICLNDNGMIILSSGAIHTPVLLYKSGIGPLESLQNMNIMPLLEVPNLGTNIVDRLLFAIPFFFKSDVFTNPFVNPIMSSFSKTSGNCGYSCSTINIESLGGGRTVEGTLYATRLIFPPRLRNNIVTDFVIEIFKKCAENYPLSGGIPICLILQYPLECLRRSAAVFYFTSEPKSRGGISVKSDGKFELDGKYLSEEEDRENVIIGLSSVIKMLRSGRFQNIAEQGGYSSCPMTVLNGIIGVLASARTERLFINKPLSPDFMDELENVYNIILNYKNSIFPDECNGVSDPRDCLESKNIIFEKIATFPPILPDLSNKDEILRLAYNIGTSIWHWSGSVPLGELVENESFLLSGTRNLGIVDASLLKILPRINPVYTIMSLGRYAGISIINLRKKNQENNERIYS
- a CDS encoding hypothetical protein (transcripts identified by EST), whose translation is MNIMHRSNVLLYNIECVLEEDKFLEYAFGTNCSEMLVTFDKSIINIIAYKKILHSLESVKLQISGNKELQDDYLGRIEILKLKLEDKLNLELLGDENQPQNIKNLYSHLKPNKNIYEYLESNSTKFAEHSLELPPTSKNNLKPENIDNRLDIKVINERFKDELVELAEEMKCSAFRFQELLRSEKKVSFSP